From Pongo pygmaeus isolate AG05252 chromosome 1, NHGRI_mPonPyg2-v2.0_pri, whole genome shotgun sequence, one genomic window encodes:
- the LOC129016886 gene encoding general transcription factor IIF subunit 2-like has protein sequence MAERGELDLTGAKQNTGVWLVKVPKYLSQQWAKASGRGEVGKLRIAKTQGRTEVSFTLNEDLANIHDIGGKPASVSAPREHPFVLQSVGGQTLTVFTESSSDKLSLEGIVVQRAECRPAASENYMRLKRLQIEESSKPVRLSQQLNKVVTTNYKPVANHQYNIEYERKKKGDGKRARADKQHVLDMLFSAFEKHQYYNLKDLVDITKQPVVYLKEILKEIGVQNVKGIHKNTWELKPEYRHYQGEEKSD, from the coding sequence ATGGCCGAGCGCGGGGAACTCGACTTGACCGGCGCCAAACAGAACACAGGAGTGTGGCTAGTCAAGGTTCCTAAATATTTGTCACAGCAATGGGCTAAAGCCTCTGGAAGAGGTGAAGTTGGGAAACTGCGGATTGCCAAGACTCAGGGAAGGACTGAGGTGTCATTTACTTTGAATGAGGATCTTGCAAATATTCATGATATTGGTGGAAAACCAGCTTCAGTCAGTGCTCCTAGAGAACATCCATTTGTCTTGCAAAGTGTTGGAGGACAGACATTAACAGTATTTACTGAGAGCTCATCAGATAAGCTGTCATTGGAAGGAATAGTGGTACAAAGAGCTGAGTGCCGACCAGCTGCCAGTGAAAACTACATGCGATTAAAAAGATTGCAAATAGAAGAGTCTTCCAAACCTGTGAGGCTATCACAACAGCTGAACAAAGTTGTAACAACCAATTACAAACCTGTTGCTAATCATCAATACAATATTgaatatgaaaggaaaaagaaaggagacgGGAAGCGAGCTCGAGCTGATAAACAACATGTTTTAGACATGCTATTTTCAGCCTTTGAGAAACATCAATACTATAATCTTAAGGACTTGGTGGACATCACAAAACAACCTGTGGTGTACCTGAAGGAAATCTTAAAAGAAATTGGTGTTCAGAATGTAAAAGGGATCCACAAAAACACATGGGAGCTGAAGCCAGAGTACAGACACtatcaaggagaagaaaagagtgaCTAA